One window from the genome of Pirellulales bacterium encodes:
- a CDS encoding HD domain-containing protein translates to MRDYKNEGLTHDPLHGYIPFTQGAIAGEVAERQFIDHPWLQRLRQIHQLQTAWWVFPAAEHTRFQHVVGVMHVASRAVAALFESLAEVCPEVPSRGYVESLMRLAGLLHDVGHGPFGHFFDAHFLARFGHTHETIGGRIICNELGDLIRGVRRNPHSRLRDDEQLDPAQVAYLITRPRSGPGNENDEAPRWLRFLRSLFCGLYTVDNMDFVLRDAYMSGFSTKSFDLDRLLHYSFFSESGLTIYARGVPALVRFVAARAELFRSIYFHRTVRAIDLTLADLFAESGSYIFPGDPLTHLDKYQRFTEWSLLVDVARWSESNDPRQRALGDRWRDLVARRLHWRMACERTVFFDPQTGEQGSIFSRPEFFEQALREALPQELRDMPLRVDLARHVNRPGTRGPAAGQNYLYDDARGKPRPLADSELFRQVPFSYRICRVYSETHEHDAVLAKALDTLVGPSAVDDTTNM, encoded by the coding sequence ATGCGCGATTATAAAAACGAAGGACTGACCCACGATCCCTTACATGGCTACATACCATTTACGCAAGGGGCGATAGCCGGCGAGGTGGCAGAGCGGCAGTTCATCGACCATCCCTGGCTGCAGAGACTGCGTCAAATACATCAACTGCAAACGGCGTGGTGGGTTTTTCCCGCCGCGGAACACACTCGTTTCCAGCATGTCGTAGGCGTGATGCATGTAGCTAGCCGTGCCGTGGCTGCCCTATTTGAAAGCCTGGCCGAAGTCTGCCCCGAAGTGCCGAGCCGTGGATACGTCGAGTCGCTGATGCGATTGGCCGGGTTACTTCACGACGTCGGGCACGGGCCGTTCGGCCATTTTTTCGATGCCCACTTTCTGGCCCGTTTCGGGCACACGCACGAGACGATCGGCGGACGGATCATTTGCAACGAATTGGGGGACCTGATTCGCGGGGTACGCCGCAATCCCCACAGCCGCTTGCGCGACGACGAACAGCTCGACCCGGCGCAGGTGGCCTACCTGATCACCCGCCCGCGATCTGGTCCCGGCAATGAAAACGACGAGGCACCGCGCTGGCTGCGGTTTCTGCGCAGTCTGTTTTGCGGACTGTACACCGTCGACAACATGGATTTCGTGCTCCGCGATGCCTACATGTCCGGTTTTTCGACCAAGTCCTTCGACCTCGATCGGCTGCTGCATTACAGTTTTTTCAGCGAATCGGGGCTGACGATCTACGCCCGGGGCGTTCCGGCACTCGTGCGCTTCGTGGCAGCGCGGGCAGAGCTGTTTCGCTCGATTTATTTCCATCGCACGGTGCGGGCGATCGATCTGACACTGGCCGATCTGTTCGCCGAAAGCGGGTCGTACATCTTTCCGGGCGATCCTTTGACTCACCTGGACAAATACCAAAGGTTCACCGAGTGGTCGCTGCTGGTGGACGTGGCTCGTTGGTCGGAAAGCAACGATCCGCGGCAAAGGGCGCTGGGGGATCGCTGGCGCGACCTGGTCGCGCGCCGGTTGCATTGGCGGATGGCCTGCGAGCGGACTGTATTCTTCGACCCACAGACCGGCGAACAGGGGAGCATCTTCAGCCGGCCGGAATTTTTCGAGCAAGCGTTGCGCGAGGCACTACCGCAAGAGTTGCGCGACATGCCGCTGCGTGTCGACCTGGCACGACATGTCAATCGACCCGGCACGCGCGGCCCCGCGGCGGGGCAGAATTACTTGTACGACGACGCCCGGGGCAAACCACGACCGCTGGCCGATAGCGAACTGTTCCGACAGGTGCCATTCAGCTACCGCATCTGCCGAGTATATAGCGAAACGCACGAGCACGACGCTGTGCTGGCCAAAGCGCTTGATACGCTCGTCGGGCCGAGCGCGGTGGATGACACGACGAATATGTAG
- a CDS encoding TraM recognition domain-containing protein has translation MWPFGKSYCSNLSASLLNFSKSDHFCLSDATEGCLVLGATGSGKSTGPGKSLARAYLSAGMGGLVLTAKAEECKVWEDYCRATGRLKDFYVFSTRGPLRFNFLDYELKRRGPGAGLTENIVHLFCEMLEVAERQSGQAGRADEGYFRRANRQLLRNVVDLLVMAKGRVSVPELYQAVISAPTSLAQRDSNEWKKTSFCFQCLREGDAQPKSASRAHDFAIVADYFFVEYPALSSRTRSVVVSTFTSMVDVIQRGVLAQLFCGETNITPEAIEAGAVLVIGLPTKEFGEVGQYAQVLWKTAFQRSIERRDMARNKRPVFLWADEAQFVTTAYDMQFQTTCRSSRVATVYLTQNISNMYAALGGSDQGEYQANSLFANLNTKIFTANGDPVTNEWAAALIGKKRQFLTNGTSSTLPDEGGSDFWSMGRRTQTTAGVSEYVDFEVQPREFTTLRRGGRANRGQIDSIVFQGGRLFRATGRTWLPVTFRQ, from the coding sequence ATGTGGCCATTCGGAAAATCGTATTGCTCGAACCTGAGCGCCTCGCTGCTCAATTTTTCAAAGAGCGATCACTTTTGCCTCTCGGATGCGACGGAGGGGTGCCTGGTGCTCGGCGCCACCGGCAGCGGCAAGTCCACAGGTCCGGGGAAATCGCTTGCACGCGCATACCTCTCTGCAGGGATGGGAGGGCTCGTACTCACCGCGAAGGCCGAGGAATGCAAGGTGTGGGAAGACTACTGCCGTGCCACGGGGCGATTGAAGGATTTCTACGTCTTTTCAACACGCGGTCCGTTGCGATTCAATTTTCTTGACTATGAGCTTAAGCGGCGAGGACCGGGCGCCGGGCTTACGGAGAACATTGTCCATCTGTTCTGCGAGATGCTGGAGGTGGCCGAGCGACAGTCGGGGCAGGCCGGAAGAGCCGATGAAGGCTATTTTCGGCGGGCCAACCGTCAATTGCTACGCAACGTCGTCGATTTGCTGGTCATGGCGAAAGGACGAGTGTCCGTTCCGGAGCTGTACCAGGCCGTAATATCGGCACCGACTTCCCTGGCGCAACGGGATTCAAACGAATGGAAGAAAACGTCCTTTTGCTTCCAGTGTCTGCGTGAAGGCGACGCGCAGCCAAAGTCTGCTTCTCGCGCGCACGATTTTGCAATCGTCGCCGACTATTTCTTTGTCGAGTATCCAGCACTTTCGTCGCGGACTAGAAGCGTAGTCGTTAGCACCTTCACCAGCATGGTCGATGTGATCCAGCGAGGAGTGCTGGCGCAGCTCTTCTGCGGCGAGACGAACATTACCCCGGAAGCGATTGAGGCAGGAGCAGTTTTGGTAATTGGGCTTCCAACCAAGGAATTTGGCGAGGTTGGCCAGTACGCACAAGTGTTGTGGAAGACTGCGTTTCAGAGGTCGATCGAACGGAGGGACATGGCGCGCAATAAGCGGCCCGTTTTTCTTTGGGCTGATGAAGCGCAGTTTGTCACCACAGCCTATGACATGCAGTTCCAGACCACTTGCCGAAGCTCGCGCGTGGCGACCGTCTACCTGACGCAGAACATCAGCAACATGTACGCGGCGCTTGGCGGCAGCGATCAGGGCGAATACCAGGCGAACTCTCTCTTCGCCAATCTCAATACGAAAATCTTCACGGCCAATGGTGATCCTGTCACGAATGAATGGGCGGCAGCGTTGATTGGCAAAAAGCGGCAGTTTCTCACCAATGGGACAAGTTCGACGCTACCGGACGAGGGCGGCAGCGACTTCTGGAGCATGGGCAGGCGCACGCAAACGACGGCTGGAGTCAGTGAGTACGTTGATTTCGAGGTGCAGCCTCGCGAGTTCACGACGCTGCGCCGCGGAGGGCGTGCCAATCGCGGCCAGATCGATTCAATCGTCTTTCAGGGTGGCCGGTTATTCCGTGCAACCGGGCGTACTTGGCTGCCGGTTACCTTCCGTCAATAG
- a CDS encoding site-specific integrase: MQKTRKRREPQPFFRKATKSWYVQLGRRQVPLGPDKDAAWDEYHRLMTERKDIEATADATVCAVLEAFLDWVKDWRSAGTYRWYSENLSKFARHIGTRLKLLELRERHVTAWIDEQYKGLAPDTIYGAIRAVQRAMNWAVKRGYIPKSPLKDIEKPQQRPRETVITPDQFREILARCADEEARDLFTTLWETGCRVQEIRHVEAANFNEADHCWNFPREKSKGKRTPRTIYLTPTSLDITARLAAKYPTRPIFRNRDGKPWKTNAIVLRFQRAAKPLAKACTFCDGTAIAFVRGPHVPQNEKLGRKRRYACQDCITARKLTRKMLGDIPLPIRGLEDACPTSFRHSFATRALKNRVAGMTLSVLLGHTDTRMVSRVYGHLEQDPGFLREELQRATAMKGHTG, encoded by the coding sequence ATGCAAAAGACACGTAAACGGCGCGAGCCGCAGCCCTTCTTTCGCAAAGCCACGAAATCGTGGTACGTCCAGCTTGGCCGCCGTCAGGTTCCCTTGGGACCTGACAAGGACGCCGCGTGGGACGAGTACCACCGGCTGATGACCGAGCGCAAAGACATCGAGGCCACCGCCGACGCTACCGTCTGCGCCGTGCTTGAGGCCTTCCTCGATTGGGTCAAGGACTGGCGCTCCGCAGGAACGTACCGTTGGTATTCCGAGAACCTGAGCAAGTTTGCCCGCCACATCGGCACCAGGCTTAAGCTCCTTGAACTCCGCGAGCGGCACGTCACCGCCTGGATCGACGAGCAATACAAGGGGCTCGCCCCCGATACCATCTACGGCGCCATCCGTGCCGTCCAACGGGCCATGAACTGGGCGGTGAAACGAGGCTACATTCCCAAGAGCCCGCTCAAGGACATCGAAAAGCCACAGCAACGCCCACGCGAGACGGTCATCACGCCTGACCAGTTCCGCGAGATCCTCGCTCGCTGTGCGGACGAGGAAGCCCGCGACCTCTTTACCACCCTGTGGGAAACCGGCTGCCGCGTTCAGGAAATCCGCCACGTCGAGGCAGCGAACTTCAACGAGGCCGATCACTGCTGGAATTTTCCCCGTGAAAAATCCAAGGGTAAGCGAACCCCCCGCACGATTTACCTAACCCCGACGTCCTTGGACATTACCGCCAGGCTTGCCGCGAAGTATCCCACCCGCCCGATCTTTCGGAATAGAGACGGCAAGCCGTGGAAGACCAATGCCATCGTCCTTCGCTTTCAGAGGGCGGCCAAGCCGCTTGCCAAGGCCTGCACGTTCTGTGACGGCACCGCCATTGCCTTTGTCCGCGGCCCGCACGTGCCCCAAAACGAGAAGCTTGGCCGCAAGCGACGATACGCCTGCCAGGATTGCATCACAGCCAGGAAGCTCACCAGGAAAATGCTAGGTGACATCCCCTTGCCGATCCGTGGCCTGGAGGATGCATGCCCGACCAGCTTCCGGCACTCCTTTGCCACGCGTGCGCTGAAGAACCGCGTTGCCGGCATGACCTTGAGCGTTCTGCTCGGCCATACCGACACCAGGATGGTAAGCCGGGTCTACGGCCACCTGGAGCAAGACCCAGGATTCTTACGTGAGGAGCTGCAACGGGCGACGGCTATGAAGGGCCATACCGGATAA